A stretch of Sphingomonas sp. JUb134 DNA encodes these proteins:
- a CDS encoding UDP-2,3-diacylglucosamine diphosphatase, protein MPRTALAPALKTLPAWIAEPESYTPEAPRRAFRTVFVSDVHLGTPGSSARALVEFLRSVECETLYLVGDIVDGWQIRKGWYWPASHNDVVRTILKFARRGTRVVYLPGNHDEAFRDYVGLEFGGVELLDEDIHTTADGRRLLVLHGDQFDGVVLYARWLAFLGDHAYTLLLKANRLWNAGRRRMGLPYWSLSAYAKNRVKNAVSFISRFEETVAHAAAERGVDGVVCGHIHIAEIRRIGDVTYYNDGDWVESCTALVEHADGRMELIDWHAEAAVAAAARAGLAVPA, encoded by the coding sequence ATGCCGCGCACCGCACTCGCCCCCGCCCTCAAGACCCTTCCCGCATGGATCGCCGAACCCGAGTCCTACACGCCCGAGGCGCCACGGCGGGCGTTCCGGACGGTGTTCGTGTCCGACGTCCATCTGGGCACGCCCGGCAGCAGCGCACGCGCGCTGGTGGAGTTCCTGCGCTCCGTCGAGTGCGAGACGCTCTACCTGGTCGGCGACATCGTCGACGGCTGGCAGATCCGCAAAGGCTGGTACTGGCCGGCCAGCCACAATGACGTGGTCCGCACCATCCTGAAGTTCGCCCGGCGCGGCACGCGCGTCGTCTACCTGCCGGGCAACCACGACGAGGCTTTCCGCGACTATGTCGGGCTGGAGTTCGGCGGTGTCGAACTGCTGGACGAGGACATCCACACCACCGCCGATGGCCGCCGCCTGCTGGTGCTGCACGGTGACCAGTTCGATGGCGTGGTGCTCTACGCGCGCTGGCTCGCCTTCCTGGGGGACCATGCCTACACGCTGCTGCTGAAGGCGAACCGGCTGTGGAACGCGGGCCGCAGGCGGATGGGCCTGCCCTATTGGTCGCTCTCCGCCTACGCCAAGAACCGGGTGAAGAACGCTGTGAGCTTCATCTCCCGCTTCGAGGAGACGGTCGCCCATGCCGCCGCCGAACGCGGCGTCGACGGGGTGGTTTGCGGGCATATTCACATCGCGGAGATCCGTCGGATTGGCGACGTGACCTATTACAACGACGGCGACTGGGTGGAGAGCTGCACCGCGCTGGTGGAGCACGCCGACGGCCGCATGGAGTTGATCGACTGGCATGCCGAGGCGGCAGTCGCTGCCGCGGCGCGCGCCGGCCTGGCGGTCCCGGCATGA
- a CDS encoding DUF3325 domain-containing protein gives MIHLLLLLVAALSFSALMHGLPRHQGPLLHRMLPRQASRRLRIAGWAGIALGTALAVLAFGWGYGLIVWLGACTLGATAAVLHLAFRIQARRHVR, from the coding sequence ATGATCCACCTGTTGCTCCTCCTGGTCGCGGCGCTGAGCTTCAGCGCCCTGATGCACGGCCTCCCGCGCCACCAGGGCCCCCTGCTCCATCGCATGCTGCCGCGCCAAGCGAGCCGGCGCCTGCGGATCGCCGGCTGGGCCGGGATCGCGCTCGGCACCGCACTGGCGGTACTGGCTTTCGGCTGGGGCTATGGCCTGATCGTCTGGCTGGGAGCCTGCACGTTGGGCGCGACCGCCGCGGTCCTGCACCTCGCCTTTCGCATCCAGGCCCGGCGGCACGTGCGCTGA
- a CDS encoding DUF3649 domain-containing protein: MSAAAAKHNGGHRQSLALSARIVAATLGNYVVTSLATGLLARTWPIAPAQATMASTLLAFVIFPVIALTAFAIRSPWKLWAGLIAAAVLLGGGLWLSLASGGRL, translated from the coding sequence GTGAGCGCGGCCGCTGCCAAGCACAACGGTGGTCACCGCCAGTCGCTGGCGCTCAGCGCCCGCATCGTGGCGGCGACACTGGGCAATTATGTCGTGACCTCGCTGGCCACGGGGTTGCTCGCGCGGACCTGGCCGATCGCGCCGGCGCAGGCGACCATGGCCTCGACGCTGCTGGCGTTCGTGATCTTTCCGGTCATCGCGCTCACCGCCTTTGCCATTCGTTCTCCCTGGAAGCTCTGGGCGGGGCTAATCGCCGCCGCCGTCCTGCTGGGAGGCGGGCTCTGGCTCTCGCTGGCGTCGGGAGGCCGGCTGTGA
- a CDS encoding putative 2OG-Fe(II) oxygenase — protein sequence MDSRFLQRLARAESAFRTGDLNGARAELEPVIAQESAPAAAFHLMALVARRQERLADAGELFRKALARAPQDGQINNNYANFCAHTGDVEAALRHYSVAAAGSGKARIDALVNRAVLRQQRKQLVEALADVDAALALDPRAANAHSIRGAVLRDQDRLDEAAAAFDQALSLEPARPTALRGRARVALERGEADAAARFRHCAAAGAAGPDVLLGLANALEADGDPGGMALLEDAVIRVPEWVEAHEELARMRSEAGLADRLTESHEAALARVPQSVALHQSRWRLLHRAGRHAEGLAALEAARSTLGQRAEWLLEEADLAIEARDLDRAHRVLDALPDAEETLMPRARCALAQGDAQFAARLLERHVAADAGSVAGWAFLDLAWRLLDDPRHQWLSGQPGLYAPRQLAIEAVELAQIADLLRDLHRSRAHPVGQSLRGGTQTRGRLLARTEPQLRRLKALLLEAITSHMAALPPADPRHPLLRQREAPPRLAGSWSVRLRGAGFHVSHIHPRGVLSSALYVSVPGDLDRAAREGWLEIGRPPDGANLLLGPLAEFEPQPGQLVLFPSYLFHGTRPFSSGERLTVAFDVFF from the coding sequence ATGGACAGCAGATTTCTCCAGCGACTTGCGCGCGCTGAATCGGCATTTCGGACGGGCGATCTGAACGGCGCGCGCGCGGAACTGGAACCGGTGATCGCGCAGGAGAGCGCACCGGCGGCAGCCTTTCATCTGATGGCCCTGGTCGCGCGGCGGCAAGAGCGCCTTGCGGACGCCGGCGAACTCTTTCGGAAAGCGCTGGCGCGCGCGCCGCAGGACGGGCAGATCAACAACAATTACGCGAACTTCTGTGCGCACACGGGCGATGTAGAGGCGGCGCTTCGGCATTATTCGGTCGCGGCAGCGGGCTCGGGAAAGGCGCGCATCGACGCGCTGGTGAACCGCGCGGTGCTTCGGCAGCAACGCAAGCAGCTGGTCGAAGCGCTGGCCGATGTGGATGCGGCGCTGGCCCTGGATCCGCGGGCGGCGAACGCGCACAGTATTCGCGGCGCTGTCCTTCGCGACCAAGACCGGCTCGACGAAGCCGCGGCGGCATTCGACCAGGCGCTGTCGCTCGAGCCGGCGCGGCCGACCGCCCTGCGAGGGCGCGCGCGTGTCGCCCTGGAACGCGGGGAGGCGGATGCGGCGGCGCGGTTTCGTCACTGCGCGGCGGCGGGTGCGGCCGGGCCGGACGTGCTGCTGGGACTGGCCAATGCCCTAGAGGCGGACGGCGATCCGGGCGGGATGGCGTTGCTGGAGGATGCAGTGATCCGGGTGCCGGAGTGGGTGGAAGCGCATGAGGAGCTTGCCCGCATGCGTTCCGAAGCCGGGCTCGCCGATCGCCTGACCGAGAGCCACGAGGCGGCGCTCGCGCGGGTTCCGCAGAGCGTCGCGCTGCACCAGTCCCGCTGGCGCCTGCTGCATCGCGCGGGCCGGCACGCGGAAGGGCTGGCAGCTCTGGAGGCGGCGCGAAGCACGCTTGGGCAGCGTGCGGAATGGCTGCTGGAGGAAGCCGATCTGGCGATCGAGGCGCGCGATCTGGATCGGGCGCACCGTGTGCTTGATGCTCTGCCGGACGCCGAAGAGACGCTGATGCCGCGCGCGCGATGCGCATTGGCGCAGGGAGACGCGCAGTTCGCCGCCCGGCTGCTGGAGCGACATGTCGCGGCGGATGCCGGAAGCGTGGCAGGCTGGGCCTTCCTCGACCTCGCATGGCGGCTGCTCGACGATCCGCGGCACCAGTGGCTGAGCGGGCAGCCCGGCCTCTATGCACCCAGGCAACTCGCCATCGAGGCGGTCGAGCTGGCACAAATAGCGGACCTGTTGCGGGACCTGCATCGAAGCCGGGCGCACCCGGTGGGGCAGTCGCTGCGCGGCGGGACCCAGACACGCGGGCGCCTGCTTGCCCGGACCGAGCCGCAGCTACGCCGGCTGAAGGCGCTGTTGCTGGAGGCGATCACGAGCCACATGGCCGCCCTTCCCCCGGCAGATCCGCGCCATCCGCTGCTCCGCCAGCGGGAGGCTCCTCCCCGTTTGGCGGGATCCTGGTCGGTACGATTGCGCGGTGCGGGCTTTCACGTCAGCCACATCCATCCGCGCGGCGTGCTGAGCTCCGCCTTGTATGTGAGCGTCCCGGGGGATCTCGATCGCGCCGCACGCGAGGGGTGGCTGGAGATCGGGCGCCCGCCGGACGGGGCGAACCTTCTGCTGGGGCCGCTCGCCGAGTTCGAGCCGCAGCCGGGGCAACTGGTGCTATTCCCGAGCTATCTGTTCCACGGCACCCGGCCGTTTTCCAGCGGAGAGCGGCTGACCGTAGCCTTCGACGTGTTCTTCTAG
- a CDS encoding glycosyltransferase family 4 protein, giving the protein MRIAIVTDAWAPQVNGVVRTLTATIDELRRRGHTVETVTPDGFVTWACPGYREIRLAFGQSWAVAHRLEQFRPQAVHIATEGPLGWAARRWCLDRGQRFTTSFHTNFPDYLALRTHLPARCFWPAFRRFHQPSSAVLTATPSVSARLAAQGIRHTKPWSRGVDPAIFRPGAPRSALRRTTGPVMLHVGRVAVEKNLEAFLALDLPGTKLVVGDGPARPMLATRYPEARFLGTLHGAALAEAYRAADVLVFPSRTDTFGLVMIEALACGTPVAAFPVEGPIDILGPDGSGLGGRRIGAVDPDLARAIRIALTADRDACASEGRRYGWSACTDQFLAHLATEREALAG; this is encoded by the coding sequence ATGAGGATCGCGATCGTCACCGACGCGTGGGCCCCGCAGGTGAACGGCGTCGTCCGCACCCTTACCGCCACAATCGACGAATTGCGCCGACGCGGTCATACCGTGGAGACCGTGACCCCGGACGGGTTCGTCACCTGGGCGTGCCCCGGCTATCGCGAGATCCGCCTGGCATTCGGCCAGTCCTGGGCAGTGGCGCACCGGCTGGAGCAGTTCCGCCCGCAGGCGGTGCACATCGCGACCGAGGGGCCGCTCGGCTGGGCGGCGCGGCGCTGGTGCCTCGATCGCGGCCAGCGCTTCACCACCTCGTTCCACACCAACTTCCCCGACTATCTGGCGCTGCGGACACATCTGCCGGCGCGGTGCTTCTGGCCCGCATTCCGGCGGTTCCACCAGCCCTCCAGCGCCGTGCTGACCGCCACCCCGTCCGTGTCCGCGCGGCTCGCGGCGCAGGGGATTCGCCATACCAAGCCGTGGTCCCGCGGCGTGGACCCGGCGATCTTCCGCCCTGGCGCTCCCCGATCGGCGCTGCGCCGCACGACCGGACCCGTGATGCTGCATGTCGGGCGCGTCGCGGTGGAGAAGAACCTGGAGGCTTTCCTGGCGCTCGACCTTCCGGGAACCAAGCTGGTGGTCGGCGACGGACCGGCGCGGCCGATGCTGGCGACGCGGTATCCGGAAGCGCGCTTCCTCGGCACGCTGCACGGGGCGGCGCTTGCGGAGGCCTATCGTGCGGCCGACGTGCTGGTCTTCCCCAGCCGCACCGACACCTTCGGCCTCGTGATGATCGAGGCGCTGGCCTGCGGCACGCCGGTTGCCGCCTTCCCGGTCGAAGGGCCGATCGACATCCTGGGGCCGGACGGCAGCGGTCTGGGCGGCCGGCGGATCGGCGCAGTGGACCCGGACCTGGCACGCGCGATCCGCATCGCGCTCACCGCAGACCGCGACGCCTGCGCATCCGAAGGCAGGCGCTACGGATGGTCGGCGTGCACCGACCAGTTCCTCGCTCACCTCGCTACCGAGCGGGAGGCCCTGGCGGGCTAG
- a CDS encoding DUF885 domain-containing protein — MRLLASAVLLSLVPLAPTPALAQASVRAGAADARLRALYEKEWAWRQNEFARVAEDDSWSASGDHLPHVDAATQQRRLTYWQGIARELDAIPAAELSPEERINAAVFRTTLEANIANQKFRSWEMPLNADSNFWSGLAARQPYARAEQYRRYLGRMRDIPRYFDEQVANMRAGLKRGFSVPRVTLAGRDFSIAAYAVAEVEKNPFYAPFATMPSSIPAAEQAKLREEARALIAGQVAPAYAQLLRFFRSEYLPKTRTTLAAEAMPDGKAFYQAQIREYTTLGLTAEQIHALGLKEVARISAEMEKTKAAAGFQGSMAEFLKFLRTDPQFYARTPDELLGVSAYAAKRVDGQLKNTIGRLPRYRFTIVPVPDAIAPFYTAGRGGLEACSMNTYDLPSRPLYQIPALTLHECNPGHSLQAAISLEGPDRPAFRRQTYFSGYGEGWGLYTEWLGTVMGIYRTPYEDFGRLSYEMWRACRLVIDTGVHHQGWSREQAIGYLAQHTALSQHEIETEVDRYISWPGQALAYKLGEMTLRRKRADAERQLGTAFDQRWFHDVVLGLGSVPLPVLEQEIDRWIQSGGKNPNAPAA, encoded by the coding sequence ATGCGCCTTCTTGCCTCTGCCGTGCTGCTGTCGCTCGTTCCGCTCGCCCCGACCCCGGCGCTCGCCCAGGCGAGCGTGCGCGCCGGCGCTGCCGACGCACGACTGCGGGCGCTCTATGAAAAGGAGTGGGCATGGCGGCAGAACGAGTTCGCCCGCGTCGCCGAGGACGACAGCTGGAGCGCGAGCGGCGATCATCTGCCGCATGTCGATGCCGCCACCCAGCAACGCCGGCTCACCTACTGGCAGGGGATCGCCCGAGAACTCGATGCGATTCCCGCCGCGGAGCTCTCGCCGGAGGAGCGGATCAACGCTGCCGTCTTCCGCACGACGCTGGAGGCGAACATCGCCAACCAGAAGTTCCGCAGCTGGGAAATGCCGCTCAACGCGGACAGCAATTTCTGGTCCGGCCTAGCAGCGCGCCAGCCCTATGCCCGTGCTGAGCAGTACCGGCGCTATCTCGGGCGCATGCGGGACATTCCACGCTACTTCGACGAGCAGGTCGCCAACATGCGGGCCGGCCTGAAGCGCGGCTTCAGCGTGCCGCGAGTGACGCTCGCCGGCCGCGATTTCTCGATCGCCGCCTATGCGGTGGCAGAGGTGGAGAAGAACCCCTTTTATGCGCCGTTCGCGACGATGCCGTCGAGCATCCCGGCGGCCGAGCAGGCAAAGCTGCGCGAAGAAGCGCGCGCGCTGATCGCCGGCCAGGTGGCGCCCGCCTATGCTCAACTGCTGCGCTTCTTCCGAAGCGAGTATCTGCCCAAAACCCGCACCACGCTGGCGGCAGAGGCGATGCCGGACGGCAAGGCCTTCTACCAGGCGCAGATCCGTGAATATACGACATTGGGCCTCACTGCCGAGCAAATCCACGCGTTGGGCCTGAAGGAAGTCGCGCGGATCAGCGCGGAGATGGAGAAGACCAAGGCGGCGGCCGGCTTCCAGGGCAGCATGGCCGAATTCCTGAAGTTCCTGCGCACCGATCCCCAGTTCTACGCACGCACGCCGGACGAGCTGCTGGGCGTTTCCGCCTATGCCGCGAAGCGGGTCGACGGCCAGCTGAAGAACACCATCGGCCGCTTGCCGCGCTACCGCTTCACCATCGTGCCGGTGCCGGACGCGATCGCGCCCTTCTACACCGCTGGCCGCGGCGGGCTGGAGGCGTGTTCGATGAACACCTACGACCTGCCGTCGCGCCCGCTCTACCAGATCCCGGCGCTGACGCTGCACGAATGCAACCCCGGGCACAGCCTGCAGGCGGCGATCTCGCTGGAGGGGCCGGACCGCCCCGCCTTTCGCCGCCAGACCTATTTCTCCGGCTATGGTGAAGGCTGGGGGCTCTACACCGAATGGCTCGGCACCGTCATGGGCATCTACCGCACGCCTTATGAGGATTTCGGCCGGCTTTCCTACGAGATGTGGCGCGCGTGCCGCCTGGTGATCGATACCGGCGTCCACCACCAGGGCTGGAGCCGTGAGCAGGCGATCGGCTACCTCGCGCAGCATACTGCCCTGTCGCAGCACGAGATCGAGACCGAGGTCGATCGCTACATCAGCTGGCCGGGCCAGGCGCTCGCCTACAAGCTTGGCGAGATGACGCTGCGCCGCAAGCGCGCCGACGCCGAGCGGCAGCTCGGCACCGCGTTCGACCAGCGCTGGTTCCACGACGTGGTGCTGGGGCTCGGCTCGGTGCCGCTGCCGGTGCTGGAGCAGGAGATCGACCGCTGGATCCAGAGTGGCGGCAAGAACCCGAACGCGCCCGCCGCCTAG
- a CDS encoding 2OG-Fe(II) oxygenase, whose amino-acid sequence MPNEPLPLFDLNPAQDVAALAREFAGTGRLQVRDLLTPRSADVLADVIQRQTPYGLAYREPGSSPKSVRADAVRAMPRTEHGRLWQSIGTGVGQGDYGFIYGQYPMLDAYLGKWAPGHPLELVLEYINTPEFLGFVRAITGMPSLIKADAQATLFAPNNFLAMHDDRGTGEEGRQVAYVLSLAREWRPDWGGYLLFYDDDDDVIAGMKPRFNCLNLFRVPQRHNVSYVPPFAPVGRYAITGWFRDR is encoded by the coding sequence ATGCCCAATGAGCCCCTGCCGCTGTTCGACCTCAATCCCGCGCAAGATGTCGCGGCGCTTGCACGGGAGTTTGCCGGAACCGGCCGCCTGCAGGTGCGCGACCTGCTCACCCCTCGCTCGGCCGATGTGCTCGCCGACGTGATCCAGCGGCAGACGCCGTACGGTCTGGCCTATCGGGAGCCGGGATCGTCGCCGAAGTCGGTCCGCGCGGATGCGGTGCGTGCCATGCCACGGACCGAGCACGGGCGCCTCTGGCAATCGATCGGCACCGGGGTGGGGCAGGGGGACTATGGCTTCATCTACGGCCAGTATCCGATGCTGGACGCCTATCTGGGCAAGTGGGCGCCGGGACATCCGCTGGAACTGGTCCTCGAATATATCAACACGCCCGAATTCCTCGGCTTCGTGCGGGCGATCACCGGCATGCCGTCGCTCATCAAGGCGGATGCGCAGGCGACGCTCTTCGCGCCCAACAACTTCCTCGCGATGCACGACGACCGCGGCACCGGCGAGGAGGGGCGGCAGGTCGCCTATGTCCTCAGCCTCGCCCGGGAATGGCGCCCCGACTGGGGCGGCTATCTGCTGTTCTACGACGATGACGACGACGTGATCGCGGGCATGAAACCCCGCTTCAACTGCCTGAACCTCTTCCGCGTACCGCAGCGGCACAACGTCAGCTACGTGCCTCCCTTCGCCCCGGTCGGCCGCTATGCGATCACCGGCTGGTTCCGGGATCGGTGA
- a CDS encoding PepSY domain-containing protein translates to MKDGFRQCMAWLHTWTGLLFGWLLFAVFATGTAAYFQDEITRWMRPEVSGHPSTVQSAQGAVRWLGEHAGDARSWYITLPSARGAETTVFWVPGEKAGAPGKRGGRGGRGRGDTQAVLDGEGNKVAARETRGGFFLYRFHFDLHYMPVLWARYLVGIAAMFMLVAILSGIITHKKIFVDFFLLRFGKGQRSWLDAHNVTAVMALPFHLMITYTGLVTLAVLYMPWGIAANYAEPTGYYQQLRGEAPPVERSGIAAPMAPIAPMFAEAQRRWNGADVGVVTVANPGDTTATVTLVRAMGSGIGTRGPSLTFSGETGTLVSASPDQGGAAATESVMVGLHAGRFADIGLRWFYFLSGVGGTIMVGSGLVLWTVKRRAKLPDPARPHFGFRLVERLNIATIGGLMAGIAAYFLANRLLPVQMDGRAEWEIHSMFIVWGASLVWAIARPARRAWVEVLTAGAVLYAAIPVVNAVTTSRNPIASIAAGDWLFPSFDLVMLAIAAALGWSARKVHRSTSKATGVRAPRAKELALA, encoded by the coding sequence GTGAAGGACGGGTTCCGCCAGTGCATGGCCTGGCTGCACACCTGGACCGGGCTGCTGTTCGGCTGGCTGTTGTTCGCGGTGTTCGCGACGGGAACGGCCGCCTATTTCCAGGACGAGATCACGCGCTGGATGCGGCCGGAGGTGAGTGGCCATCCATCCACCGTGCAATCCGCCCAGGGCGCGGTGCGCTGGTTGGGCGAGCATGCCGGTGATGCGCGCAGTTGGTACATCACGCTCCCGAGCGCACGCGGTGCCGAGACCACGGTGTTCTGGGTCCCCGGCGAAAAAGCGGGCGCGCCGGGCAAGCGCGGCGGGCGCGGCGGGCGCGGACGCGGCGACACGCAGGCGGTGCTCGACGGTGAGGGCAACAAGGTTGCCGCACGCGAGACGCGGGGCGGCTTCTTCCTCTACCGCTTCCACTTCGACCTTCACTACATGCCGGTGCTGTGGGCGCGCTACCTAGTGGGCATCGCCGCGATGTTCATGCTGGTCGCCATTCTTTCGGGAATCATCACCCACAAGAAGATCTTCGTCGATTTCTTCCTGCTGCGGTTCGGCAAGGGGCAGCGCAGCTGGCTCGACGCGCACAACGTCACGGCGGTGATGGCGCTGCCGTTCCACCTGATGATCACCTATACCGGGCTGGTGACGCTCGCCGTCCTGTACATGCCCTGGGGCATTGCCGCGAACTATGCGGAGCCGACCGGCTACTATCAGCAGTTGCGGGGAGAGGCCCCACCGGTCGAGCGCTCGGGAATCGCCGCGCCCATGGCACCGATCGCGCCGATGTTCGCGGAGGCGCAGCGCCGCTGGAACGGCGCCGATGTGGGCGTGGTCACCGTCGCCAACCCGGGCGACACCACCGCGACCGTGACGCTGGTCCGGGCGATGGGAAGCGGCATCGGCACGCGCGGGCCCTCCCTCACCTTTTCGGGCGAAACCGGCACGCTGGTGTCGGCGAGCCCGGACCAGGGCGGCGCGGCGGCGACCGAGAGCGTGATGGTCGGCCTTCACGCCGGCCGCTTCGCCGACATCGGCCTCCGCTGGTTCTACTTCCTCTCCGGCGTTGGCGGTACGATCATGGTCGGCAGCGGCCTGGTGCTGTGGACGGTGAAGCGTCGTGCGAAGCTGCCCGACCCTGCCCGACCGCATTTCGGCTTCCGTCTCGTGGAGCGCCTCAACATCGCGACGATCGGCGGGCTGATGGCGGGCATCGCGGCCTATTTCCTCGCGAACCGCCTGCTGCCGGTGCAGATGGATGGCCGCGCGGAGTGGGAGATCCACAGCATGTTCATCGTCTGGGGCGCGTCGCTCGTGTGGGCGATCGCCCGCCCCGCCCGCCGCGCCTGGGTAGAGGTGCTGACGGCCGGTGCGGTGCTCTATGCCGCCATTCCGGTGGTCAACGCCGTCACCACGTCGCGCAATCCGATCGCGAGCATCGCCGCCGGCGACTGGCTGTTCCCGAGCTTCGACCTGGTGATGCTCGCCATCGCAGCGGCGCTCGGGTGGAGCGCGCGCAAGGTCCACCGCAGCACGTCCAAGGCGACCGGTGTTCGCGCGCCGCGTGCAAAGGAGCTCGCACTCGCATGA
- a CDS encoding 2OG-Fe(II) oxygenase codes for MSVLDGLQLNPAIDWPALAAEFAARGRIRIHGFLADPVPALLHAELRRREDWRQLVNSGDKLFELDRATRAAMSAEQTQALEAAVQAGARSGFQYRYETLRLTDGDGGGSPGDPDLSAFTRWMSGGAARDRLRQLTGVEAIDFADGQATAYAPGDFLTGHTDEVPGKHRHAAYVFGLTPQWRTEWGGLLLFHEERGAVSGMSPGFNTLDVFAVPQLHSVSRVAPEAAYRRYAITGWLRSRPPRA; via the coding sequence GTGAGCGTGCTCGACGGGCTCCAGCTCAACCCCGCGATCGACTGGCCCGCGCTCGCGGCAGAGTTTGCCGCGCGGGGGCGCATCCGCATCCACGGCTTCCTCGCCGATCCGGTGCCAGCGCTGCTCCATGCAGAGTTGCGCCGGCGCGAGGACTGGCGCCAGCTGGTCAACAGCGGCGACAAGCTGTTCGAGCTCGATCGCGCCACCCGCGCCGCCATGTCTGCCGAGCAGACGCAGGCACTGGAGGCGGCGGTACAGGCCGGCGCCCGGTCCGGCTTCCAGTACCGCTACGAGACGCTTCGCCTGACCGATGGCGATGGCGGCGGCAGCCCGGGCGATCCGGATCTTTCCGCCTTCACCCGCTGGATGTCGGGCGGGGCCGCGCGGGACCGTCTTCGCCAGCTCACCGGCGTGGAGGCAATCGACTTCGCGGACGGGCAGGCGACCGCCTATGCGCCTGGAGATTTCCTGACCGGACATACCGACGAGGTCCCCGGCAAGCACCGTCATGCAGCCTATGTCTTCGGCCTGACGCCCCAATGGCGGACGGAGTGGGGCGGGCTGCTGCTCTTTCACGAGGAACGCGGCGCGGTCAGCGGCATGTCTCCGGGGTTCAACACGCTGGATGTCTTCGCCGTCCCCCAGCTTCACAGCGTCTCCCGCGTCGCGCCGGAGGCTGCGTACCGCCGCTATGCGATCACCGGCTGGCTGCGTTCCCGTCCGCCGCGCGCCTGA